The following are encoded together in the Streptomyces sp. NBC_00341 genome:
- a CDS encoding GNAT family N-acetyltransferase, whose translation MTDALAGILAAAAQGRFPPPDGSTTVVRQPNARDAGVLAFTAHSVVFTDEDPRWVRAALAGTPGDALAATMNPHFLSALTARTGRHMNTIDLLTVAPALPGTPELELREIRDPGHPRVARAMGFRDEVRVWRTEGGVLILGRGVAGRWEAAIEVAEEARGQRLGERLARAARQLVPGPVVWAQQSPGNARSVRTFQAAGYRPVGSEALLIKE comes from the coding sequence ATGACCGACGCATTGGCGGGGATTCTGGCAGCGGCGGCACAGGGGCGGTTCCCGCCGCCGGACGGGTCCACGACGGTGGTGCGGCAGCCGAACGCACGGGACGCCGGGGTGCTGGCGTTCACCGCGCACTCGGTGGTGTTCACGGACGAGGACCCGCGCTGGGTGCGGGCGGCCCTGGCCGGCACCCCCGGTGACGCGCTCGCCGCGACGATGAACCCGCACTTCCTGAGCGCGCTGACGGCCAGGACCGGCCGACACATGAACACGATCGACCTGCTCACGGTCGCACCCGCGCTGCCGGGCACTCCGGAGCTGGAGCTGCGGGAGATCCGGGACCCCGGACACCCCCGGGTGGCACGGGCGATGGGCTTCCGCGACGAGGTACGGGTCTGGCGGACGGAGGGCGGGGTGCTGATCCTCGGGCGCGGGGTCGCGGGGCGCTGGGAGGCGGCGATCGAGGTGGCGGAGGAGGCGCGCGGGCAGCGGCTCGGCGAGCGGCTGGCGCGGGCGGCCCGGCAGCTGGTGCCGGGTCCGGTGGTGTGGGCGCAGCAGTCGCCGGGGAACGCCCGCAGTGTGCGGACGTTCCAGGCGGCGGGCTACCGGCCGGTGGGGTCGGAGGCGCTGCTGATCAAGGAATGA
- a CDS encoding EF-hand domain-containing protein: MADIESARKAFERYDLNGDGLISAAEYKSVMAQLGDPYVTEPVAQAVINSHDANGDGLLTFDEFWAAQNKG, from the coding sequence GTGGCGGACATCGAGTCGGCGCGCAAGGCGTTCGAGCGGTACGACCTGAACGGCGACGGGCTGATTTCGGCTGCCGAGTACAAGAGCGTCATGGCCCAGCTGGGGGACCCCTACGTCACCGAGCCGGTCGCGCAGGCCGTGATCAACTCCCACGACGCGAACGGTGACGGGCTGCTCACCTTCGACGAGTTCTGGGCCGCGCAGAACAAGGGCTGA
- a CDS encoding polysaccharide deacetylase family protein, producing the protein MNVSDTPVHRRSALRAGAGAALAAGLAAGCGDRETADTGAKTLTHPAPKKPAASAGAHAPAPAPRRFPGQPVQIGHGPRDRARVALTFHGQGDPAIARTVLAEAERAGARVTVLAVGGWLDEHPEMARRILDGGHDLGNHTQRHIDISSMDEAQAYAEITGCAQRLRRLTGSIGTWFRPSRTQYATPLVQRLAVRAGYPHVLSYDVDSLDFTSPGAAAVTRKVAGEIRNGSVVSMHFGYADTVAALPLLLTELDRRQLRAVTTTELLT; encoded by the coding sequence ATGAACGTCTCCGACACACCGGTGCACCGCCGCAGCGCCCTGCGCGCAGGAGCCGGGGCCGCCCTCGCCGCAGGCCTCGCCGCCGGTTGCGGGGACCGGGAAACAGCGGATACCGGGGCGAAGACCCTCACCCACCCGGCACCGAAGAAGCCGGCCGCCTCCGCCGGAGCGCACGCCCCCGCACCCGCCCCGCGCCGCTTCCCCGGGCAGCCGGTGCAGATCGGTCACGGCCCCCGCGACCGCGCCCGCGTCGCCCTCACCTTCCACGGGCAGGGCGACCCCGCCATCGCCAGGACCGTGCTGGCGGAGGCCGAACGGGCCGGAGCGCGGGTCACCGTCCTCGCCGTCGGCGGCTGGCTCGACGAACACCCCGAGATGGCCCGCCGGATCCTCGACGGCGGCCACGACCTCGGCAACCACACCCAGCGCCACATCGACATCTCCTCGATGGACGAGGCGCAGGCGTACGCGGAGATCACCGGCTGCGCCCAGCGGCTGCGACGGCTCACCGGCTCCATCGGCACCTGGTTCCGGCCCTCGCGCACCCAGTACGCCACCCCGCTCGTCCAGCGGCTCGCCGTCCGCGCGGGCTACCCGCACGTCCTCTCCTACGACGTGGACTCCCTCGACTTCACCTCACCCGGCGCCGCGGCCGTCACCCGCAAGGTGGCCGGTGAGATCCGCAACGGATCGGTGGTGAGCATGCACTTCGGCTACGCGGACACGGTCGCCGCGCTGCCCCTCCTTCTCACCGAACTCGACCGCCGCCAACTGCGTGCGGTGACGACCACGGAGCTGTTGACCTGA
- a CDS encoding cold-shock protein codes for MVTGRVVRFDGVKGYGFIAPDHGGEDVFLHVNDLRIPEASLRPGLMVGFEIEQGDRGLKASAVQLAPGSGNAAPGSGFQGRSESPARQVADGDDVLCDVLNSQEYVREVTEVLLEAAPGLTAAHILQARQGLLQFAKQHGWVEG; via the coding sequence ATGGTCACCGGTCGTGTGGTGCGGTTCGACGGCGTCAAGGGTTACGGGTTCATCGCTCCCGATCACGGGGGCGAGGACGTCTTCCTGCATGTGAACGACCTGCGCATCCCCGAGGCCTCCCTCAGGCCCGGTCTGATGGTCGGGTTCGAGATCGAGCAGGGCGACCGGGGGCTGAAGGCTTCCGCGGTGCAGCTCGCCCCCGGCAGCGGCAACGCGGCCCCGGGTTCCGGGTTCCAGGGGCGCTCCGAGTCCCCGGCCAGGCAGGTCGCGGACGGCGACGACGTGCTGTGCGACGTGCTCAACTCGCAGGAGTACGTCCGGGAGGTGACGGAGGTGCTCCTGGAGGCGGCGCCCGGTCTCACCGCCGCGCACATCCTCCAGGCACGCCAGGGGCTGCTGCAGTTCGCCAAGCAGCACGGCTGGGTCGAGGGCTGA
- a CDS encoding enoyl-CoA hydratase/isomerase family protein — translation MTVTLEVSGGVGTIRLDRPPMNALDVATQDRLRELAEEASGRDDVRAVVLYGGEKVFAAGADIKEMQAMDHPAMVVRSKALQESFTAVARIPKPVVAAVTGYALGGGCELALCADFRIAGDNAKLGQPEIMLGLIPGAGGTQRLARLVGPAKAKDLIFTGRHVKAEEALAMGLVDRVVPAAEVYEHAHAWAAKLAKGPALALRAAKEAVDAGLETDIDTGLTIERTWFAGLFATEDRERGMRSFVDEGPGKAKFL, via the coding sequence ATGACCGTAACCCTCGAAGTAAGCGGCGGCGTCGGCACGATCCGGCTGGACCGTCCGCCGATGAACGCCCTGGACGTCGCCACCCAGGACCGGCTGCGCGAGCTGGCGGAGGAGGCCTCCGGGCGCGACGACGTGCGCGCCGTGGTGCTCTACGGCGGCGAGAAGGTGTTCGCGGCGGGCGCGGACATCAAGGAGATGCAGGCGATGGACCACCCGGCGATGGTGGTCCGGTCCAAGGCGCTGCAGGAGTCCTTCACCGCGGTGGCCAGGATCCCCAAGCCCGTCGTCGCGGCCGTCACCGGCTACGCGCTCGGCGGTGGCTGCGAGCTGGCCCTCTGCGCCGACTTCCGGATCGCCGGGGACAACGCCAAGCTCGGGCAGCCGGAGATCATGCTCGGACTGATCCCGGGCGCCGGCGGCACCCAGCGGCTCGCCCGTCTGGTGGGCCCCGCCAAGGCCAAGGACCTGATCTTCACCGGCCGCCATGTGAAGGCGGAGGAGGCGCTCGCCATGGGTCTGGTGGACCGGGTCGTGCCCGCCGCCGAGGTGTACGAGCACGCGCACGCCTGGGCCGCGAAGCTGGCGAAGGGCCCCGCCCTCGCGCTGCGCGCCGCCAAGGAGGCGGTGGACGCCGGACTGGAGACGGACATCGACACGGGCCTCACGATCGAACGCACCTGGTTCGCCGGACTCTTCGCCACGGAGGACCGGGAGCGCGGTATGCGCAGCTTTGTGGACGAAGGACCGGGCAAGGCCAAATTCCTCTGA
- a CDS encoding YncE family protein, with translation MHPSTTRTAALLGGVLLAALTGCGTPAAKPASDTATEAAAPPARAKHVTPPAPPGLAGMPPVLDPANVYAADAAGKMSPVVKGFPSRVYVPNTNSNTVTVIDPATYKVIKTIPVGRQPQHVVPSWDLKTLWVNNDVGDSLTAIDPATGEAGKTVDVSDPYNLYFTPNGKYAIVMASMDRQLVFRDAHTMKTAKAVPVSCAGVNHADFSADGRYFIVSCEFSGELLKVDTAGMKVVGRQKLPFKGAMPQDVKLSPDGSTFYIADMMANGMWVLDGKKFTTPKLLPTGKGCHGLYVSRDAKEMYISNRGEGSVSVFDFAQKKLAKKWHLPGGGSPDMGGVSADGKVLWLTGRYNSEVYAIDTTSGKQLARIPVGSGPHGLAVYPQPGRYSLGHTGVFR, from the coding sequence ATGCATCCCTCCACCACGCGCACCGCGGCCCTGCTCGGGGGCGTCCTGCTCGCCGCCCTCACCGGCTGCGGCACCCCCGCCGCCAAGCCGGCGTCCGACACCGCGACCGAGGCCGCCGCGCCACCCGCCAGAGCCAAGCACGTCACCCCGCCCGCACCGCCCGGACTGGCCGGGATGCCCCCGGTGCTCGACCCCGCGAACGTGTACGCGGCCGACGCCGCCGGAAAGATGTCGCCGGTCGTCAAGGGCTTCCCGTCCCGGGTGTACGTCCCCAACACCAACTCCAACACGGTGACGGTGATCGACCCCGCCACGTACAAGGTCATCAAGACCATCCCGGTCGGCCGGCAGCCGCAGCACGTCGTCCCGTCCTGGGACCTGAAGACCCTCTGGGTCAACAACGACGTCGGCGACAGCCTCACCGCGATCGACCCGGCGACCGGCGAGGCGGGGAAGACCGTCGACGTCTCCGACCCGTACAACCTCTACTTCACGCCGAACGGCAAGTACGCCATCGTGATGGCCTCGATGGACCGGCAGCTGGTCTTCCGCGACGCGCACACCATGAAGACGGCCAAGGCAGTCCCGGTCAGCTGCGCGGGGGTGAACCACGCGGACTTCTCGGCGGACGGCCGGTACTTCATCGTCTCCTGCGAGTTCTCCGGCGAACTCCTCAAGGTCGACACGGCCGGGATGAAGGTGGTGGGCCGGCAGAAGCTGCCGTTCAAGGGCGCCATGCCGCAGGACGTGAAGCTGTCGCCCGACGGAAGCACGTTCTACATCGCGGACATGATGGCGAACGGCATGTGGGTGCTGGACGGGAAGAAGTTCACCACCCCGAAGCTGCTGCCCACAGGCAAGGGCTGCCACGGGCTCTACGTCAGTCGCGACGCCAAGGAGATGTACATCTCCAACCGGGGCGAGGGCTCCGTCTCCGTCTTCGACTTCGCACAGAAGAAGCTGGCGAAGAAGTGGCACCTGCCGGGCGGCGGCAGCCCCGACATGGGCGGCGTCTCCGCCGACGGCAAGGTCCTCTGGCTGACCGGGCGCTACAACTCGGAGGTGTACGCGATCGACACCACCAGCGGCAAGCAGCTCGCCCGGATCCCGGTCGGCAGCGGACCGCACGGCCTCGCCGTCTACCCGCAGCCCGGCCGCTACTCGCTCGGCCACACCGGCGTCTTCCGCTGA
- a CDS encoding metallophosphoesterase: protein MSHGKLLALSDQHIAHPENRRITESLRPESDDDWLLVAGDVGEKFEDIAWALELLANRFSKVIWTPGNHELWTHPSDPVTLRGVARYQALVDVCRSLGVLTPEDPYPVWHGGEEPVTVAPLFVLYDYSFFAPGTSTKDESLRVAHDSGVVCTDEFLLHPDPYPSRDAWCRARVALTEERLAAVDPRYGTVLVNHYPLVRDPTLVLRHPEFAQWCGTALTADWHLRFRAVAAVYGHLHIPRVTWHDGVRFEEVSIGYPREWRPRPARTPLRQILPQPASPRAE from the coding sequence GTGTCCCACGGAAAGCTGCTCGCGCTCAGCGACCAGCACATCGCCCATCCGGAGAACCGGCGCATCACCGAATCGCTCCGGCCGGAGTCCGACGACGACTGGCTGCTCGTCGCAGGTGACGTCGGCGAGAAGTTCGAGGACATCGCCTGGGCGCTGGAACTGCTCGCGAATCGTTTCAGCAAGGTCATCTGGACCCCCGGGAACCACGAGTTGTGGACCCACCCCTCCGACCCCGTCACCCTGCGCGGCGTCGCCCGCTACCAGGCCCTGGTCGATGTGTGCCGGAGCCTCGGGGTGCTGACCCCGGAGGACCCGTACCCGGTCTGGCACGGCGGCGAGGAACCCGTCACGGTCGCCCCGCTGTTCGTCCTGTACGACTACTCCTTCTTCGCGCCCGGGACCAGTACCAAGGACGAATCCCTGCGGGTGGCCCACGATTCGGGGGTGGTGTGCACCGACGAGTTCCTGCTCCATCCCGACCCGTACCCGTCGCGTGACGCCTGGTGCCGGGCCCGGGTCGCCCTCACCGAGGAGCGGCTCGCGGCCGTCGACCCCCGGTACGGCACGGTGCTGGTCAACCACTATCCGCTGGTGCGGGACCCCACGCTGGTGCTGCGCCACCCCGAGTTCGCCCAGTGGTGCGGCACGGCGCTGACCGCCGACTGGCACCTTCGCTTCCGGGCGGTCGCCGCCGTGTACGGCCACCTCCACATCCCCCGGGTGACCTGGCACGACGGGGTCCGCTTCGAGGAGGTGTCGATCGGCTACCCGCGGGAGTGGCGTCCCCGGCCGGCCCGCACCCCGCTGCGCCAGATCCTGCCCCAGCCCGCGTCGCCGCGGGCGGAGTGA
- a CDS encoding ATP-binding protein: protein MMVSMAGLEGVEQPRQRSSATAARRMPAVEDEQAFKALELFGNPTEDEVRLPSRPESAATARRLTSCVVLRQWGLSPQTGEYAVLLVSELVGNAVRHTGARVFGLRMLRRRGWIRIEVRDPSRGLPCLMPVQAMDVSGRGLFLVDKLSDRWGVDLLPRGKITWFEMRISDR from the coding sequence ATGATGGTGTCCATGGCGGGCCTGGAGGGTGTGGAGCAGCCGCGACAGCGCAGCAGCGCGACAGCGGCACGGAGGATGCCGGCCGTCGAGGACGAACAGGCGTTCAAGGCGCTGGAGTTGTTCGGGAACCCGACGGAGGACGAGGTCCGGCTGCCCTCCCGCCCGGAATCCGCGGCCACCGCCCGTCGGCTCACCTCCTGCGTGGTGCTGCGTCAGTGGGGGCTCTCCCCGCAGACCGGCGAGTACGCCGTGCTGCTCGTCTCCGAACTCGTCGGCAACGCGGTGCGGCACACCGGCGCCAGGGTCTTCGGTCTGCGGATGCTGCGCCGCCGCGGCTGGATCAGGATCGAGGTGCGCGACCCCTCGCGCGGACTGCCGTGCCTCATGCCCGTACAGGCGATGGATGTCAGCGGGCGGGGCCTCTTCCTCGTCGACAAGCTCTCCGACCGGTGGGGCGTGGATCTGCTGCCGCGCGGCAAGATCACCTGGTTCGAGATGCGGATCTCCGACCGCTGA